The genomic region CGGCGCGTACCCCCTCCACCGAGGTGGCGATCCGTTCGATGTCCGTCGGGTGGATGTTCCTGCCGCCCATGATGATGACGTCCTTCTGCCGCCCGCAGACAACCACCCGTCCGTCGATCAGGTAGCCGATGTCGCCGGTGTCCAGCCAGCCGTCGGCGCCCCTGGTCGGGACCGGTCCCTCGACGGTCAAGTAGAGCTCGGTGATCGCGTCACCGCGCACCATCAACGTGCCGATCTTGCGTTCCGGCACCATTTCTCCGTCGGCGCCACGCACCTGCACCTCGATCCCCGGCAGCGGCGGACCCAGCACCGGGAAGCTGCGGACCGAGTTCTCGGAGGCGTCGTCGTCCGTCGGAACGGCCTGACGATCCTGTTCCAGGGCCACGGCTTCCACCCGGTCGATCTGCAGCGGAGTCCCCCACGGGTGGAACGACACACCCAGGGTCGCCTCCGCCATGCCGTAGGCGCACACCATCGCGGTGGCCGGCAGCCCGAACGGCGCGCCGGCGCGCAGGAACGCCTCGACAGCAGCGACGTCGATCGGCTCGGCGCCGTTGAGCGCGAACCGCAGCGACGACAGATCGAGGTCGGCTTCGTCCCGAGTCAGCCGGGCCAACGTCCTGGCGGTGATCGCATAGGCGAAATTCGGTGCGGCCGTGCAGGTTCCGCGGTAGTGGGAGATCAGCTGCGGCCACAGCACCGGCGACCGCAGGAAGTCGGTCGGGGTCACCGTCACCAGATCGATCCCCCGGCACATCGGTAGCGTCAGGAACCCGACCATGCCCATGTCGTGGAACAACGGCAACCACGACACCATGACGTCAGTCCCTGGGGTGAGACCGGCCGCCTGGCACATCGACTCCAGGTTCGCCCAGAGGTTGGCGTGGGTGATGCGGACCGCTTTCGGTGTCGCCGTCGAGCCGGACGTGAGCTGCAGCAGAGCGGTCGAGTCCTCGCGGACCTCGGGGAAGTCGGTGGCCGGGTCCGCTTCCAGCAGTTGCTGCATCGTCAGGACCGGCACACCCCCGGCGGCGAATGCGCGACCGGCTTCGGTGAACGGCTCCCCCACGATCACCGCGGATGCCCCGATCACCCGCAGGGTCTGCGCGGTGTCGTCGGCGTACCGACGCAGATCCGTCCTGGCCGTCGGCTGGTGCAGCATGGTCACCGACGCACCGGTCATCCACACTGCCTGCGCAGCCGGAGCGATTTCGACGGGCGATCCAGCCAGAATGGCCACGGCCGCACCGGGTTCCAGCCCCATTGCCGTCAGACCGCCGGCGATCGTCGTTGCCTGCCCGCGCACCCCCGCCCAAGAACGGTGCTCGCCGGTCGTCCCGAGGGTGATGCCCTGACCTCCCTGGGCGGCGTCGGCGAGGGCGGTAATGAACCTGCTCATGCCGCTCAACCTAGTGCCGATCAAAGGTTCCGTCAGGGTCTCGACTCCGTCGTCAGGTCGCCTGTCCTGAGCGACGAAGGAGTCGAAG from Nakamurella sp. A5-74 harbors:
- a CDS encoding fatty acyl-AMP ligase; translated protein: MSRFITALADAAQGGQGITLGTTGEHRSWAGVRGQATTIAGGLTAMGLEPGAAVAILAGSPVEIAPAAQAVWMTGASVTMLHQPTARTDLRRYADDTAQTLRVIGASAVIVGEPFTEAGRAFAAGGVPVLTMQQLLEADPATDFPEVREDSTALLQLTSGSTATPKAVRITHANLWANLESMCQAAGLTPGTDVMVSWLPLFHDMGMVGFLTLPMCRGIDLVTVTPTDFLRSPVLWPQLISHYRGTCTAAPNFAYAITARTLARLTRDEADLDLSSLRFALNGAEPIDVAAVEAFLRAGAPFGLPATAMVCAYGMAEATLGVSFHPWGTPLQIDRVEAVALEQDRQAVPTDDDASENSVRSFPVLGPPLPGIEVQVRGADGEMVPERKIGTLMVRGDAITELYLTVEGPVPTRGADGWLDTGDIGYLIDGRVVVCGRQKDVIIMGGRNIHPTDIERIATSVEGVRAGNAAAVGWRTSGGRESFAVVVESRSAGDEDAARGIADAVRSAVTSDLGVRPARVVVLPVGGLPKTPSGKIKRAATAALLRHQD